AGGCCCGACTTGCACACGATGCACATCTGTATCACTCATCACCCGCACTTTATGTGGTAGCTCACTGACCAAGCGCTGCTGCAACTGTTGGGCTCCTTCTTCACTGCCCAATGCCGCAATTTGTAGATAAATCGCGTCCCCCGTTGCCATTGGTCGCTGATCAGGAATATCTCGAACAGACCGTGCATCTACAGCAGGGAACGTCGAAGAAACCGCACCGGCTGCTCCATGACTGCTGCTCCTACCCTGCTGCGCCAGCCATTGTGCAGGCTCAATGGCCTCAACCCGGACGGCACCAGTACCATTATCTAAAAAGCCTAACCGTGCAGCCGCAGCGTAGGAAAGATCAATTTCACGGTCACTATGAAAAGGGCCTCGATCATTGACGCGCACGATAACAGATTGACCACTATCTAAACTGGTGACTCGGGCAAATGTTGGTAGTGGCAATGAACGGTGAGCAGCAGACATTTTATACATGTCATAAATTTCACCGTTTGATGTGGCATAACCATGAAATTTTTCACCGTACCAAGAGGCCGTTCCCTGCTTCACGTAGCCTGCTGCATCCGGCAGCACATGGTAGGTTTCACCCCACACTTCATAAGTGGAGCGATTACCGGCACGTGATAGCGGTTCTACACGGGGCTCAGCGTTTGGCACTTTGCTCACATCCGGCGGCTCTAGCGGATACGCATCGCCAGTCATTGCATAGCGCTCCCCCGTCGACGGACTACTGCTTTGCACGTTACCACTCGCTCCACTGCCGGTCGTTCCACTCGCATTTGTCGCAGTAGTAGGCCCGCTAGCTGGCTGGTTCACGCTGGCGCTACTTTGTTTAGCTTCATGGCCGGCACAACCGCTAACCAACGCCATGATGACCACCGCACCACCAATACAGCGAGCCTCAGACAGCACTGTTCTCATGTTTAGCCCTCAACCTGCCGCTCAATGGCTTCCGATAGCTCGGCCACCGCCATTGCATAGAGATGGCTGTGGTTATAGCGGGTAATAACGTAAAAGTTATAT
This genomic window from Halomonas sp. TD01 contains:
- a CDS encoding septal ring lytic transglycosylase RlpA family protein, giving the protein MRTVLSEARCIGGAVVIMALVSGCAGHEAKQSSASVNQPASGPTTATNASGTTGSGASGNVQSSSPSTGERYAMTGDAYPLEPPDVSKVPNAEPRVEPLSRAGNRSTYEVWGETYHVLPDAAGYVKQGTASWYGEKFHGYATSNGEIYDMYKMSAAHRSLPLPTFARVTSLDSGQSVIVRVNDRGPFHSDREIDLSYAAAARLGFLDNGTGAVRVEAIEPAQWLAQQGRSSSHGAAGAVSSTFPAVDARSVRDIPDQRPMATGDAIYLQIAALGSEEGAQQLQQRLVSELPHKVRVMSDTDVHRVQVGPVSPAQETQAREELRRAGFPQVFIVR